A stretch of Vigna angularis cultivar LongXiaoDou No.4 chromosome 4, ASM1680809v1, whole genome shotgun sequence DNA encodes these proteins:
- the LOC108343455 gene encoding protein PSK SIMULATOR 2 — MGAVCSAGMVERNAELGGKSFGFSGNLKKENSFVNRGDATSDSRSDSGQGRKQKRHDSGFSFELGLSTPTSTGGKQVSQRGSFLGKAGERAVGVLDTIGSGMPKLNTNSGFVSGVTSRGKKISILAFEVANTITKGAILFQSLSEENIQILKKDVLQSEGVQLLVSTDMKELITLAEADKRGELNVFSREVARFGNMCKDPQWHNLHRYFSRLDLEVLDDKQYQAEAEKTMQEFTTLVRNTAELYHELNAYERFEQDYLQKIKEMESLNLPLKGESITMFQSELKHQRKLVRSLKKKSLWSRTLEEIVEKLVDIVTYINQAIYELLGNHGTITTNHCKGHERLGEAGLALHYANIINQINMIASRPTALPPNMRDTLYHGLPNNIKTALPSQLQTVADMKELSITQMKAETEKILQWLVPAATNTVKAHQGFGWVGEWANTSNDFDDNTSRESNLIRLQTLYYADKRKIDVYIIELLAWLHHLISFVKSKQNTLRSMPTRSPPKVLELHSKMRQFLILSVDSGNKPLGTQISQEDRKLLEEVIARRNNSGLSKSEDLGLAKKRQVKDLHGTKSAGSSPAKEIFGTRVVINHQNYNVLDIMDGLSH; from the exons ATGGGAGCGGTTTGTTCGGCTGGCATGGTGGAGAGAAATGCTGAACTTGGAGGGAAGAGTTTCGGGTTTTCTGGTAACCTTAAGAAGGAAAATAGCTTTGTGAATCGTGGAGATGCTACTTCAGATTCCAGGTCTGATAGTGGTCAAGGTAGAAAGCAAAAGAGGCACGACTCTGGGTTTTCCTTTGAACTTGGGTTATCGACTCCTACGTCAACTGGAGGAAAGCAG GTGAGCCAAAGGGGTTCTTTCCTGGGAAAAGCTGGCGAGAGGGCTGTGGGAGTTTTGGACACAATTGGAAGTGGCATGCCAAAGTTAAATACTAATAGTGGGTTTGTCTCTGGCGTGACTTCCAGAgggaaaaaaatatcaatactAGCATTTGAAGTAGCTAATACAATAACCAAAGGAGcaattttgtttcaatcacTTTCTGAAGAAAATATCCAGATTCTTAAAAAGGATGTTTTACAATCGGAGGGGGTTCAACTCTTAGTCTCGACTGACATGAAGGAGTTAATAACTCTTGCTGAGGCTGACAAAAG GGGAGAACTCAATGTCTTCTCACGGGAAGTAGCTAGATTTGGAAATATGTGTAAAGATCCGCAGTGGCACAACCTACACAGATATTTTTCACG ACTAGACTTAGAAGTTCTGGATGACAAACAATATCAGGCAGAGGCAGAAAAGACAATGCAGGAGTTTACCACTCTAGTTCGGAATACCGCT GAATTATACCATGAATTGAATGCTTATGAGCGTTTTGAACAAGATTATCTGCAAAAGATTAAGGAAATGGAGTCCTTAAATCTTCCTCTAAAAG GGGAGAGTATCACAATGTTTCAAAGTGAGCTAAAGCACCAAAGAAAGCTTGTGAGGAGCTTGAAGAAGAAGTCTCTTTGGTCCAGAACTTTGGAAGAG ATAGTTGAGAAGCTCGTTGATATTGTTACCTATATAAATCAAGCAATTTATGAGCTCCTGGGAAACCATG GTACAATCACAACCAATCACTGTAAGGGTCATGAAAGACTAGGAGAAGCTGGTCTTGCGCTGCACTATGCTAACAtcatcaatcaaataaatatgatt GCATCTCGTCCGACAGCACTTCCTCCAAACATGAGAGACACATTGTATCATGGTTTGCCCAACAATATTAAGACTGCTCTTCCATCCCAGTTGCAAACAGTTGCTGACATGAAAGAG CTCTCCATCACTCAGATGAAAGCAGAAACGGAGAAGATTCTTCAGTGGCTTGTGCCGGCTGCCACAAATACTGTCAA AGCACATCAAGGTTTCGGATGGGTTGGTGAATGGGCAAACACAAG TAATGACTTCGATGATAACACCTCCAGAGAAAGTAACCTGATTCGTCTGCAGACGCTTTATTATGCCGACAAGAGGAAGATAGATGTTTACATAATTGAATTGTTGGCATGGCTTCACCACTTGATTAGCTTTGTAAAATCTAAACAAAACACCTTGAGATCCATGCCTACGCGGTCTCCTCCCAAGGTACTTGAACTTCATTCCAAGATGCGACAATTTTTAATTCTTTCCGTGGACAGTGGAAACAAGCCATTAGGAACTCAAATTTCTCAAGAGGATAGGAAATTATTGGAGGAGGTTATTGCTAGGAGAAACAACTCAGGACTCAGCAAAAGCGAGGATCTTGGTTTGGCCAAGAAAAGACAAGTGAAGGATTTACATGGGACCAAAAGTGCTGGGAGTTCACCTGCCAAGGAAATCTTCGGTACAAGAGTTGTCATAAACCACCAAAACTATAACGTTTTGGATATTATGGATGGGTTGAGTCACTGA